The genome window CCGTCGGCACGATCAAGAGCCGGGTTTCGCGCGCCCGCGCCAAGTTGCTGGAAATCCTCGAAATCAGCGGCGAGGCCGACTACGGCCCCGATCCCGATTTCGCCGCGATCACCGATCGCCCGATCACCCCTTAAGCTTCCGCTCCGCGCGTCGCACCGACCAGCGGCAGGATCACCTCGGCGAAGCGCGCGGGGTCGAACGGCTTGCCGAGCACCGGAACCTCCGGGAAGCCCGGCACGCCGCGCAGGAACGCCGCGTTGGCGGTGGTGAACACCACCGGCACGCCGCGCTGCCGCAACAGTCCGGCGAGACCCGCCACCTCCTCGACGAGCTGGAATCCGGTGTCGAGCAGGGCGAGCGCGAGACCTTCCCATGCCGTGTCGGCCTGCGCCTCGAGGGCGGCGGGGTTGACGATGGCCACCTCGCAAGGCAGGAGCTCGCGGAGAATCCGTTCCGCCTCCATCGCGATGATGTATTCGCCGTCGGCCACCAGGAAGCGGAGCTGCGCCATTTGTGGAATGATCCTTGTATGGGTGAGTCATCTCTTAGCGACGTCTTGGCGGGCGGTCATTTAAATTTGATAGGCAGGCGCGCGATTTCGCGCCGCGCCGCCGGGCCGGAACCGGGGCGCGATCGCGGGCGTTATTCCAAGGAAGAGAACAAGGTTTTTCCGGAAGGACGGGAATGGACGAAGGCTCCCTCGACGACATGGCGTGCGAAAGCTGCCCGCTCGGGAACACGGCATGGCCGCCGCAGTCGGGCGAATCTCTGGAGGCCGAGATCGAACGTTACAAACTCGGCGAGATGCAGCTTGCGGCGGGGGCATGCCTGCTTCTCGAGGGTGCGGCCGCCCCGCACTTCTACGCCGTCACCCGCGGCGTGGGCTTCCGTCACAAGAGCCTGACGGACGGCCGTCGGCAGGTTCTCGGCTTCGTCTTTCCCGGCGATCTCGTCGGCGTGCAGGGGGCGTTGCTCGGCCGGATGCAGCATTCCGTCGACGCGCTCTCCGACGTCGGCCTTGCCGCATTCGATCGGGGGTGCCTGCCGCGGCTGTTCGAAACCTCGTCGACGGCGGGCTTCGCGGTGGCGTGGCGCGCGGCCAAGGACGAATGCATCCAGGACGAAACCCTGCTGTCGGTGGGGCGCCGCACCGCCCTCGAAAGCGCGGCCTACCTTCTCGCGCTGCTGCACCAACGCGCCTGCGCCACCGGGCTCGCCCCCAAGGGAAGGCTTGCCTTCCCGCTCACCCAGCAACATCTGGCCGACACCCTCGGCCTGTCGATCGTCCACACCAACCGCACCCTCAAGCGCCTCTCGCAGATGCGCCTGATCGCGTGGCAGGATCGCGGCTGCGTGATCCTCGACGAAGCGGGGCTGCTGGAGCTTGCGGGGTGGACGGGGCTGGACGATCGGACGTGAACACGCCGCTCATCGGGGTGGCGACCGGGACGGCCGTGTGGGGCCGGGTGGAAGGACGAGGGATCACTCCTTCCGCGCGCGCCCCGGCTGGGTGCCGAGGAACGCCAGCGTCCCGATCGCCGCCGCGATCAGCAGCGGGCGGCTGCGCAGGACGAGCGGCAGCGTGGAGAGCGCCACCGCGAGTTCGCCGCGCGCCGCGGCGCGTCGCCGGGCGGCCCTGCGGCGATCCGCGGCGGCGAAGGCGGCGGCGACGCCGACGATCGCGGCCGCGAGCGCCAGCGCCGCCGCGGCGACGATCAGTGCCGCCTCGTCCGCCGGGCGGGCGAAGCTGAGGCGCTGATACGCCGCGATCAGAAGAAAGATATAGGTGGTGGCGGCGAGCACCGCCACCAATCCCCAGATCGCCGCCCGGCGCCGGACGCGGCGGAGCGCGGCGCCCACGTCGTCGGCAAGAAACGACGACGCGAGCGGCAGCAACCAGCGCATCATGGCGCTACTTGCGCATCAGGAGCGCGATCAGGAAGCCGACGCCGGCGGCGATGCCGACCGCCGCGAACGGCTGCTCGCGCACGCTTTCGGTGAGCTTCCGTCCGGCGACGTCGGCGCGCTCGCGCAACGCGCGGAGCTCCTCTTCGGTCGCCTCGGTGAGGCGGTTCATGCGCTCTTTCGCCTGACCTTTGAGGTCGGCGGCGGAGCTTTCGCCGAGATTGCCGATCACCTTGTTGAGCTTGGCGATGTCGGCGCGGATTTCGTTGATCTGCTTGATCAGGTCGTCGGTGCCCGCGGATTCTGCGGTCGAAGCGTTGGCCATTGGGGTCCTCCGTTGCTGAACGCGGGAGAAACGCGTTCATCGCGGCGATGGTTCCCGCTCCCGGCGACGCGCGCCCGCGGGAACCGATTCTCTCCTTGGCGCATTACTTCCCCGGAAGGTATGATTCTTGATGCCGTTCGGCTCCGGCGTGCCGCCACGGGAGCCGGATCGGCCGAGACGAACAGAGGCGTCGCCGCGATGACGAAGTTCGAGTTCCAGCGGAAGGAAGTGCGGCTACGGCGAGCGTCCGGTTCGGCGGACCGGGTGCGATGAACGACAAGATCCATCAGATTCTCGACGACCCCACGCGCCTCGACGCCCTGTCCCGTTTCATCGTGCGGGAGGGCGCGCCGTTGCGCGATTTCGACGTCGTCACGCAGATGGCGGCGGAGCGCTTCGCCGCGCCGATCGCGGCGATCGGCCTGATCGAGCGCGAGCACAAGTGGTTCCACACCCATATCGGCATCGACGTCGCGGAAGTGCCATCGGCCTCCGCCTTCGGCCGGTTCACCATCGCCGGCGGCGAGGCGTTCGTGGTCGAGGACCTCGCTGGCGATCCGCGCTTCGCCGACAATCCGCTGGTGACCGGCGCGCCGCACGTCCGCTTCTACGCCGGTGCGCCGATCGTGGTGTACGGCCAGCGCATCGGCACCCTTTCGGTGATGGACGTGGCGGCGCGGCCGCGGCCGTCGGAGGCCGAGATCGCCGCGCTGGTCCGCCTCGCCGGGCTTGCCGGGTCGCTGTTCGAGCTCAACGACGCGGCGCGCCGCGGCCGCTTTTCCGAACGCGCCCTCGGCCACGCCGAGGTGCGTCAGGCGATGGCGATGCGCGCCGCCAAGATCGCGTCGTGGAGCTGGGACCTCGCCAGCGACATCGTCGATTGCGACGAACCTCTGCGCACGATGTTCGGCCTGCCCTCGGGGCTGCCGGTGTCCGGACGCGATCTGATCGCCGCCGTCACCCCCGAACACGTCGCCGCCCTGCGCGAGGCGTTGCGGGAATCGCTGGTGTCCAACCAGGATTTTTCCGGCGAGTTCCGCATCGCCGCCAACGGCCGCTGGGTGCTCGGCCTCGGACGGGTGTTCGAGCGCGACGCGGCGGGCCGCGCCACGGCGGTGCTGGGGGTGTACGTCGACATCACCGCCACCAAGGAATCCGAGGAAAAGACCCGCCTGCTGCTGCGCGAACTCAATCACCGCGTCAAGAATACCCTGGCGATGCTGCAGTCCCTCGCCGGGCAGACGCTCCGGCGCTCGCGCAACGACAAGGAGTTCACCATCGCCTTCTCGGGGCGTCTGCAGGCGCTCGCGGCGGCGCATACCCTGCTCTCGGACCGGGAGTGGGAGAGCATCGACCTCTTCACCCTGCTGAAGACCCAGGTTTCCCCCTACGCCCTCGATTTCGACGCGCAGGTGTCGGTGTCCTGCACCGAGATGGCGCTCGACCCCGACGAGGCGCTCGGCCTCGGACTGGTGCTCCACGAGCTCGCCACCAACGCCGCCAAGTTCGGGGCGTTGTCGCGCACCCTCGGGCGGGTCGAGGTCGCCTGCGCCGAGGACGGCGCGACGGCGCGGGTGATCGAGTGGGTGGAATCCGGCGGCCCGCCGGTGAAACCGCCGAAGTCCGGCGGCTTCGGGTCGATTCTGATCGCGCGCAGTCTCGACAAGATCGTCGGCAGTTCGGTGGAGGTGAGCTATCCGCCGGGCGGGCTGCGCGTGCGCATCCGCATTCCCAAGTCCCGCCGCCGCACCTAGACGCCCGGAACCTTCGCACGGCGTCCCGCGTTGATCCCGCAACACGAGCACGGGAGACGCGAAGAGATGCATGACCGCACCGAACGCTATGCCGAGTTCCTCGCCCGCTTCGCAGAA of uncultured Alphaproteobacteria bacterium contains these proteins:
- a CDS encoding Signal transduction histidine kinase, with protein sequence MNDKIHQILDDPTRLDALSRFIVREGAPLRDFDVVTQMAAERFAAPIAAIGLIEREHKWFHTHIGIDVAEVPSASAFGRFTIAGGEAFVVEDLAGDPRFADNPLVTGAPHVRFYAGAPIVVYGQRIGTLSVMDVAARPRPSEAEIAALVRLAGLAGSLFELNDAARRGRFSERALGHAEVRQAMAMRAAKIASWSWDLASDIVDCDEPLRTMFGLPSGLPVSGRDLIAAVTPEHVAALREALRESLVSNQDFSGEFRIAANGRWVLGLGRVFERDAAGRATAVLGVYVDITATKESEEKTRLLLRELNHRVKNTLAMLQSLAGQTLRRSRNDKEFTIAFSGRLQALAAAHTLLSDREWESIDLFTLLKTQVSPYALDFDAQVSVSCTEMALDPDEALGLGLVLHELATNAAKFGALSRTLGRVEVACAEDGATARVIEWVESGGPPVKPPKSGGFGSILIARSLDKIVGSSVEVSYPPGGLRVRIRIPKSRRRT
- a CDS encoding conserved hypothetical protein (Evidence 4 : Homologs of previously reported genes of unknown function); its protein translation is MMRWLLPLASSFLADDVGAALRRVRRRAAIWGLVAVLAATTYIFLLIAAYQRLSFARPADEAALIVAAAALALAAAIVGVAAAFAAADRRRAARRRAAARGELAVALSTLPLVLRSRPLLIAAAIGTLAFLGTQPGRARKE
- a CDS encoding conserved hypothetical protein (Evidence 4 : Homologs of previously reported genes of unknown function); amino-acid sequence: MANASTAESAGTDDLIKQINEIRADIAKLNKVIGNLGESSAADLKGQAKERMNRLTEATEEELRALRERADVAGRKLTESVREQPFAAVGIAAGVGFLIALLMRK
- the fixK gene encoding Nitrogen fixation regulation protein FixK produces the protein MDEGSLDDMACESCPLGNTAWPPQSGESLEAEIERYKLGEMQLAAGACLLLEGAAAPHFYAVTRGVGFRHKSLTDGRRQVLGFVFPGDLVGVQGALLGRMQHSVDALSDVGLAAFDRGCLPRLFETSSTAGFAVAWRAAKDECIQDETLLSVGRRTALESAAYLLALLHQRACATGLAPKGRLAFPLTQQHLADTLGLSIVHTNRTLKRLSQMRLIAWQDRGCVILDEAGLLELAGWTGLDDRT
- a CDS encoding conserved hypothetical protein (Evidence 4 : Homologs of previously reported genes of unknown function) — protein: MAQLRFLVADGEYIIAMEAERILRELLPCEVAIVNPAALEAQADTAWEGLALALLDTGFQLVEEVAGLAGLLRQRGVPVVFTTANAAFLRGVPGFPEVPVLGKPFDPARFAEVILPLVGATRGAEA